From Bacteroidota bacterium, one genomic window encodes:
- the yidC gene encoding membrane protein insertase YidC, with protein MDKNSIIGLSIIGLLIVGYSIYTQPSKEELAAAKHKQDSIAALQQVVQATHDSIKAVQIPAQNVPDSSVAIPNDSLIASQEKQQFGEFYQAATGTEQILTLENSKIKVEVSSRGGRIHAIELKDYKSWEGKPVRLFSSDSSVFSLTLSAQNRIINTSELFFQASGSTGNKKSVTMRLPAGDNKYIEYVYSLEEDSYLVDYKINVVGLQDIISQNAGYINLDWKDQLAREEQSLESERQASTVYYRFAEEDVDFISYTKDEKQSLKTKVKWISFKQHFFNVTLIAENSFDSPVVETYTNTDKNYVKSMSASFALPYERKQVQSYNMRFYAGPNHYQTLKKIDDLNLEKLIPLGWGIFGWVNKYLVIPTFNFLNSFDINYGIIILLLTILVRIILLPLTYGSFKSQAKMKVLQPEMAEINEKFKDDAMKKQQEVMGLYKKAGVNPLGGCIPGLLQLPILIAMFRFFPASIELRQEPFLWAHDLSTYDSILNLPFKIPFYGDHVSLFTLLMTVSTLIYTRMNMQMSTAMNPQMKWMMYLMPILFLGFFNNYSAGLSYYYFLSNIFGFGQQYLFKAFIDEDAIHRQIQENKKKPVKKSGFQARLEQMAKERGMQPPKKR; from the coding sequence ATGGACAAAAATTCCATTATTGGTCTTTCGATTATAGGCCTGCTGATCGTTGGTTATTCTATTTATACGCAACCAAGCAAGGAAGAACTTGCAGCGGCTAAACACAAGCAGGATTCCATCGCGGCTCTTCAGCAAGTAGTTCAGGCAACACATGATTCAATCAAAGCGGTGCAGATTCCTGCACAAAATGTACCTGATTCATCAGTTGCAATTCCGAATGATTCCCTGATCGCTTCACAGGAAAAACAGCAATTTGGAGAATTCTACCAGGCAGCAACCGGAACGGAGCAAATACTGACTTTAGAGAACTCAAAAATTAAAGTGGAAGTATCTTCCAGGGGAGGAAGAATTCATGCAATTGAATTGAAAGATTATAAATCCTGGGAAGGTAAACCTGTGCGTCTGTTTTCCTCCGACTCCAGTGTTTTTAGCCTTACACTTTCAGCTCAGAATCGTATCATCAATACATCTGAATTATTTTTTCAGGCCTCCGGTAGTACAGGAAATAAGAAAAGTGTCACCATGCGACTACCTGCCGGTGATAATAAATACATTGAATATGTTTATTCTCTTGAAGAAGATTCCTACCTCGTCGATTACAAAATAAATGTCGTCGGCCTGCAGGATATCATTTCTCAAAATGCGGGTTACATCAACCTCGACTGGAAAGACCAACTTGCCCGTGAGGAACAAAGTCTCGAAAGCGAACGACAGGCTTCAACTGTTTATTATCGTTTTGCAGAGGAAGACGTGGATTTCATCAGCTATACCAAAGATGAAAAACAATCACTGAAAACAAAAGTAAAATGGATTTCATTCAAACAACATTTCTTCAATGTAACCCTCATCGCGGAAAACTCATTCGACTCACCTGTTGTAGAAACATATACCAACACCGATAAAAATTATGTGAAATCGATGTCTGCTTCCTTTGCGCTTCCCTATGAACGCAAACAGGTCCAGTCCTACAACATGCGTTTTTATGCAGGGCCAAACCACTACCAGACCCTTAAGAAAATTGACGACCTCAATCTTGAAAAACTTATTCCATTGGGATGGGGAATTTTTGGATGGGTAAATAAATATCTTGTCATCCCGACATTCAATTTCCTGAACAGCTTTGACATCAATTACGGGATCATCATTCTCTTGTTGACGATTCTGGTTCGTATCATTCTCTTGCCGCTTACCTATGGCTCATTTAAGTCCCAGGCTAAAATGAAAGTGCTTCAGCCTGAAATGGCTGAAATCAACGAGAAATTTAAAGATGACGCGATGAAAAAGCAACAGGAAGTCATGGGCCTGTATAAAAAAGCCGGAGTAAATCCTTTGGGAGGATGCATTCCCGGACTTTTACAGCTTCCTATTCTGATTGCGATGTTCCGTTTTTTCCCTGCTTCCATAGAGCTACGGCAAGAACCTTTTTTATGGGCACACGATTTATCAACTTACGACAGTATCCTGAACCTTCCATTTAAGATTCCTTTCTATGGAGATCACGTGAGCTTGTTTACACTGCTGATGACTGTTTCGACATTGATCTACACCAGAATGAATATGCAGATGTCAACGGCGATGAATCCGCAAATGAAATGGATGATGTATCTGATGCCTATTCTTTTCCTGGGCTTCTTCAATAATTATTCAGCCGGTTTAAGTTATTACTATTTCCTGAGTAATATTTTTGGTTTTGGACAGCAATATCTCTTCAAAGCATTTATTGACGAAGACGCTATTCACAGGCAAATTCAGGAGAACAAGAAAAAACCTGTTAAAAAGTCCGGATTCCAGGCACGCCTTGAGCAAATGGCGAAAGAACGCGGAATGCAACCTCCGAAGAAACGTTAA
- the hppD gene encoding 4-hydroxyphenylpyruvate dioxygenase, with protein MSQDFLPLLGTDHIEFWVGNAKQAAYYYQRAFGFELVAYAGPETGVRDRASYVLQQGKIRFVLTTAMQPDSEIAQHVLKHGDGVKVLALWVDDAEKSFYETMSRGAKAHTEPQTITDEFGEIRYASIHTYGETLHKFVERKRYTGAFMPGYKPAKASFKAEPLGLEYIDHCVGNVELGRMNEWVKFYEDVMGFKMIITFDDNDISTEYSALMSKVVSNGNGYVKFPINEPAAGKKKSQIDEYLEFYHGAGVQHIAIITQDVIKTVTELQNRGVDFLQVPGSYYDELEARVGKIDEDISALRKLGILVDRDDEGYLLQIFTKPVEDRPTVFFEIIQRKGAKSFGKGNFKALFEAIEREQALRGNL; from the coding sequence ATGTCACAAGATTTCCTTCCTCTCCTCGGTACAGATCACATCGAATTTTGGGTTGGTAATGCAAAACAAGCTGCCTACTATTATCAAAGGGCTTTTGGTTTTGAGTTGGTTGCTTACGCGGGTCCGGAAACTGGTGTACGTGACCGTGCATCCTATGTATTGCAACAGGGAAAAATTCGCTTTGTATTAACCACCGCGATGCAACCTGATTCCGAAATCGCGCAACATGTATTGAAGCATGGCGATGGAGTAAAAGTACTTGCTCTTTGGGTTGATGATGCAGAAAAATCATTCTATGAAACAATGTCTCGCGGAGCGAAAGCACACACAGAACCGCAAACCATCACTGACGAATTTGGAGAAATCAGGTATGCCTCCATCCACACCTACGGAGAAACACTGCATAAATTTGTAGAAAGAAAAAGATATACCGGCGCGTTTATGCCCGGATACAAGCCTGCAAAAGCATCCTTTAAAGCAGAGCCACTTGGCCTTGAATACATCGACCATTGTGTTGGAAATGTAGAATTAGGCAGAATGAATGAGTGGGTGAAATTCTATGAAGATGTGATGGGCTTCAAAATGATCATCACTTTCGACGACAATGATATTTCCACTGAATACTCCGCGTTAATGAGTAAAGTGGTTTCTAACGGGAATGGATATGTAAAATTCCCAATCAATGAGCCGGCTGCCGGAAAGAAAAAATCACAAATTGACGAGTATCTTGAATTTTATCATGGCGCCGGTGTACAACACATTGCCATTATTACACAGGATGTCATCAAAACCGTAACAGAATTACAAAATCGCGGAGTTGATTTTCTCCAGGTTCCGGGTAGTTATTACGATGAACTGGAAGCACGTGTTGGAAAAATCGATGAAGATATTTCCGCGCTTCGTAAACTGGGAATTCTGGTCGATCGCGATGACGAAGGTTATCTGCTTCAAATTTTCACCAAACCTGTTGAAGACAGACCAACTGTATTTTTTGAAATTATCCAGCGTAAAGGAGCAAAATCATTTGGTAAGGGAAACTTCAAAGCACTTTTCGAAGCAATCGAAAGAGAACAGGCTTTGAGGGGGAACCTTTGA
- a CDS encoding DUF5106 domain-containing protein, with translation MNGLRDTVCYLGNHFGEKQYVKDTVRVDHDGWAVFKGNEPLPGGIYLVVLPSHTYFEIVVNEQKFTIETDTIDFVESMKITGSLENKLFNDHQKFIIAKTKYSQTLKAKMDANKDNKDSVAYYKKAITDVDKEVKDYRIKVMNDYPQTFMAKIIKTMSEPEVPEAPKDEKGNVTDSTFQFRYYKAHYLDNVDFSDDRLLRTPLLQTKIKTYTQQLTVPLPDSIIPSVDTIIEKSKANKEVFKYSVATLANYYETSNIMGYDKVFVHIAEKYYLSNDAYWADSTLKAKIHERVMKIKPNILGEKAYNLVMPDTGFVMHSLQDIKEKFTILAFWDPTCSHCKHEIPMLSAYRDSAREHGISVEVFSVGIESDIELWKKFIRDNKLKWINVSDLYNNTNFRNYYDIYSTPVIYLLDEQKRIIAKRLDTEKIRDFISNSMKGTKK, from the coding sequence ATGAACGGTCTGCGCGACACCGTTTGTTACCTTGGAAATCACTTTGGCGAAAAGCAATATGTAAAGGACACTGTTCGTGTTGATCACGACGGTTGGGCTGTTTTTAAAGGGAATGAGCCACTCCCGGGTGGTATCTATCTGGTGGTCTTACCAAGCCACACGTATTTTGAGATCGTTGTGAACGAACAAAAATTCACTATCGAAACTGATACCATTGATTTCGTAGAATCCATGAAAATTACCGGTTCATTGGAAAACAAACTATTCAATGACCATCAGAAATTCATCATTGCTAAAACCAAATATTCGCAGACTCTGAAGGCGAAGATGGACGCGAACAAGGATAACAAAGACAGTGTCGCTTACTACAAAAAAGCGATTACCGATGTTGACAAAGAAGTGAAAGACTACCGGATCAAAGTAATGAATGACTATCCACAAACATTCATGGCTAAGATCATTAAAACCATGTCAGAGCCGGAAGTTCCCGAAGCTCCAAAGGATGAGAAAGGCAATGTGACCGATTCTACATTTCAGTTCAGATACTACAAAGCACATTACCTTGACAATGTAGACTTCAGTGACGATCGATTGCTGCGCACTCCTTTGTTGCAGACAAAAATCAAAACCTATACTCAACAGTTGACGGTTCCTTTGCCTGATTCTATCATTCCTTCCGTAGATACAATTATCGAAAAATCCAAAGCGAACAAAGAGGTGTTCAAATATTCAGTGGCCACTCTCGCGAATTATTATGAGACCTCCAACATTATGGGTTATGATAAAGTATTCGTGCACATCGCGGAGAAATATTACCTCTCAAACGACGCATACTGGGCGGATTCCACACTCAAGGCAAAAATTCACGAGCGGGTGATGAAAATCAAACCAAACATCCTTGGTGAAAAAGCTTACAACCTGGTGATGCCCGACACGGGTTTTGTGATGCACAGTCTTCAGGACATTAAAGAAAAATTTACCATCCTGGCTTTCTGGGATCCAACCTGCAGTCATTGCAAGCATGAAATTCCAATGCTTTCCGCCTATCGCGATAGTGCCCGTGAACATGGAATCAGTGTAGAAGTGTTCTCTGTAGGTATTGAATCCGATATTGAACTTTGGAAGAAATTCATCCGCGATAATAAACTCAAGTGGATCAACGTATCTGATCTTTATAACAATACCAACTTCCGTAACTACTACGACATCTACTCTACTCCCGTTATTTATCTTTTGGATGAACAAAAAAGGATCATTGCCAAGCGACTGGATACGGAGAAAATCAGAGACTTCATATCAAACAGTATGAAGGGAACGAAGAAATAA
- a CDS encoding glycosyl hydrolase, protein MKIYTMISFALICVLQIKGQTSINTTPASERLEGIAKRKALQENSYFNNLNFRNVGPTIMSGRAVDVDVNPDDPTEFYVAYASGGLWHTVNNGQSFEPVFDHEDVITIGDIAVNWKTRMIWVGTGEVNSSRSSYSGTGVYVSTDSGKTWLNKGLPESHHIGRICLHPTQPGTAWVAVLGHLYSPNKERGVYKTTDGGNTWKQVLSVDENTGAVDLTLDPNNPDILYTSMWHRERRAWNFVESGSTSGIYKSTDGGENWSLLTGNGSGFPTGDGVGRIGLAVYPKNSQIIYAILDNQSKRKEDEKQDTSVLSVKQLKDISKSGFLALDESKLGKFLRNNGFPAKYTATGVKELVKTDSIKPSAIVDYLNDANNSLFDTPIIGSEIYRSEDGGKSWKKTHESILKNLFYSYGYYFGRISVSPFDDKKILVCGLPLIMSLDGGKTFKTIDGDNTHGDHHAVWINPKRDKHMIICNDGGLNITYDDGAHWFKANTPPVGQFYSVNVDMAKPYNVYGGLQDNGVWTGPSTNDNSVYWHQEGQYPYKFIMNGDGMQVQVDTRDNTTVYTGYQFGYYYRINKNDPENGTAIKPDNDLGEPNFRFNWQTPIWLSRHNQDILYYGSNRFHRSMNKGDDMKTLSPDLTHHDKTGDVPFNTIVTISESSSRFGLLYIGTDDGYIWTSSDAGYTWKKISDGLPQGLYVSRVVASRHKESRVYATLNGYRNDHFKAYVYKSEDGGITWQSISGNLPAEPVNVIQEDPVNEKIVYLGTDNGAYCSLNQGMSWMTIGGNLPRVAVHDLVVHPRDNELVLGTHGRSIYIASLKEVEKITDSIVKQNLHVFELEKTEWNKHWGEKQDEFSEPFSPSLSTCYFSKAKGVLEVKFTTEKGALIKSIKDTAEAGLNYLVYDLSVDPVNLKALEKSLSGKTQVHLAASENKMYYLPKGKYKIEISDQQGNKVNSAFEITDPESGGSSSGKPAGESEENDIK, encoded by the coding sequence ATGAAAATTTACACTATGATTTCTTTTGCCCTTATTTGCGTTTTGCAAATAAAGGGGCAGACAAGCATCAATACTACACCTGCAAGCGAACGCTTAGAAGGAATTGCAAAACGCAAGGCCCTTCAGGAAAACTCTTATTTCAACAACCTGAACTTTAGAAATGTCGGACCAACCATTATGAGCGGCAGGGCTGTTGACGTGGATGTGAATCCGGATGATCCGACTGAATTTTATGTTGCCTATGCATCCGGAGGACTCTGGCACACTGTAAATAATGGTCAGTCCTTTGAACCGGTTTTTGATCATGAAGATGTGATCACCATCGGCGATATCGCTGTTAACTGGAAAACCCGAATGATTTGGGTGGGTACCGGTGAAGTAAATAGCAGTCGGAGTTCTTATTCCGGAACAGGTGTTTACGTAAGTACTGATTCAGGTAAAACCTGGTTGAATAAAGGTCTGCCGGAATCACATCATATCGGACGGATTTGTCTGCACCCAACACAACCGGGAACTGCATGGGTCGCGGTACTTGGACATTTATATTCTCCCAATAAAGAACGGGGAGTATATAAAACTACGGATGGAGGAAATACCTGGAAGCAGGTTCTGTCAGTTGATGAAAACACCGGCGCAGTTGATCTTACCCTGGATCCGAACAATCCTGATATTTTATATACATCCATGTGGCACAGGGAAAGACGCGCATGGAATTTTGTTGAGAGTGGAAGTACTTCCGGTATTTATAAGAGTACCGATGGAGGTGAAAACTGGAGTTTACTCACCGGAAATGGTTCCGGTTTTCCCACGGGTGATGGTGTGGGTCGTATTGGTTTGGCAGTTTATCCTAAGAATTCACAAATCATCTATGCCATTCTCGATAACCAGAGTAAAAGAAAAGAGGATGAAAAGCAGGATACCAGTGTTTTATCTGTTAAGCAGTTGAAAGATATTTCGAAGTCAGGTTTCCTGGCACTGGACGAAAGTAAACTCGGCAAATTTTTACGAAATAATGGTTTCCCGGCAAAGTATACCGCTACAGGTGTAAAGGAACTTGTCAAAACTGATTCCATCAAACCTTCCGCCATTGTGGATTACCTCAACGATGCGAATAATTCACTTTTTGATACTCCGATCATCGGTTCTGAAATCTATCGTTCAGAAGATGGCGGTAAATCCTGGAAGAAAACTCATGAAAGTATTCTGAAAAATCTCTTCTATTCCTATGGATATTATTTTGGACGAATTTCTGTTTCTCCATTTGACGATAAAAAAATTCTTGTTTGTGGTTTGCCTCTGATCATGTCTCTGGACGGCGGGAAGACATTCAAAACTATTGATGGTGATAATACCCATGGTGATCATCACGCGGTATGGATCAATCCAAAAAGAGACAAGCACATGATTATTTGCAACGACGGTGGACTGAACATTACATACGATGATGGAGCGCATTGGTTCAAAGCAAATACTCCTCCGGTAGGACAGTTCTATTCGGTGAATGTGGACATGGCTAAACCCTATAATGTCTATGGTGGATTGCAGGATAATGGTGTTTGGACGGGACCATCAACCAACGATAATTCAGTGTACTGGCATCAGGAAGGTCAATATCCATACAAGTTTATCATGAATGGTGATGGCATGCAGGTGCAAGTAGATACTCGTGATAACACCACTGTGTATACCGGATATCAATTTGGATACTACTATAGAATTAATAAGAATGACCCTGAAAATGGCACTGCGATTAAACCGGATAATGATTTGGGAGAACCAAACTTCCGTTTCAATTGGCAAACGCCAATATGGCTGTCGCGTCACAACCAGGATATTTTGTATTACGGATCCAATCGCTTTCACCGTTCAATGAATAAAGGCGATGACATGAAAACACTTTCGCCTGATCTGACACATCATGATAAAACAGGAGATGTTCCTTTTAATACAATTGTTACGATTAGCGAGTCCTCTTCGAGATTTGGATTGTTGTATATCGGAACTGATGACGGGTATATCTGGACAAGTTCTGATGCAGGATACACATGGAAAAAAATATCGGATGGTTTACCTCAGGGATTGTATGTTAGTCGTGTTGTCGCATCCAGACACAAAGAAAGCCGTGTATATGCCACATTGAACGGATACCGTAATGACCATTTCAAAGCATACGTTTACAAGAGTGAAGACGGAGGAATAACATGGCAATCCATCAGCGGTAATTTACCGGCTGAGCCCGTGAATGTAATCCAGGAAGATCCGGTCAATGAAAAGATTGTTTACCTGGGTACCGACAATGGTGCATATTGTTCCCTTAATCAGGGGATGTCCTGGATGACTATAGGTGGAAATCTCCCAAGAGTTGCTGTGCATGACCTGGTAGTTCATCCACGGGATAACGAGCTGGTTTTGGGAACTCATGGAAGAAGTATTTATATCGCTTCGCTCAAAGAAGTTGAGAAAATAACGGATTCAATTGTAAAGCAAAATCTTCATGTGTTTGAATTGGAAAAGACAGAGTGGAATAAACACTGGGGAGAAAAGCAAGATGAGTTTTCCGAACCATTTTCCCCTTCTCTTTCAACTTGCTATTTTTCAAAAGCAAAAGGTGTTTTAGAGGTAAAATTTACTACTGAAAAAGGAGCACTCATAAAATCGATTAAAGATACTGCGGAAGCAGGATTGAATTATCTGGTGTATGATCTCAGTGTAGATCCGGTAAACCTGAAGGCGCTGGAAAAATCTTTATCGGGTAAAACGCAGGTGCATTTAGCTGCTTCTGAAAATAAAATGTACTATTTACCCAAAGGAAAATACAAAATTGAAATTTCCGATCAACAAGGAAATAAAGTAAACTCTGCTTTTGAAATTACAGATCCTGAATCGGGCGGTTCATCGTCCGGGAAACCGGCAGGCGAATCAGAAGAAAATGACATCAAATAA
- a CDS encoding DUF1211 domain-containing protein, producing the protein MTAEHHKKESQIERIIFFSDAVFAIAITLLVIELKVPHLDASLSNREIWIILRNMSQQFIGFILSFYVVAIFWITHHKIMSYLVAYNRKLIWKNMHLLFWIAFMPFSSALYSEYLYRQPVLIWYSLNIIIVGLKVMDLWNYISNPKNKLSKGLENRKYVEYNFMRVLVAPFAFLLAIVLSFVNMDFAYFSPLSILIIIPVLKRRYKDVAPHWD; encoded by the coding sequence ATGACAGCAGAGCATCACAAAAAGGAATCCCAGATTGAACGCATCATCTTTTTCAGTGACGCTGTTTTCGCGATCGCGATTACTTTACTGGTCATTGAGCTGAAGGTTCCACACCTCGATGCAAGTTTATCCAACCGCGAAATCTGGATCATACTCAGGAATATGAGTCAGCAGTTTATCGGATTTATTCTTAGCTTTTATGTTGTGGCAATATTCTGGATCACTCACCATAAGATCATGAGTTATCTTGTCGCCTATAATAGAAAATTAATCTGGAAAAATATGCATTTGCTTTTCTGGATCGCATTCATGCCATTCTCCTCGGCACTTTATTCAGAATACCTTTACCGTCAGCCTGTTCTCATCTGGTATAGTCTGAACATCATTATTGTTGGCCTGAAAGTGATGGATCTCTGGAATTACATTTCCAATCCAAAAAACAAACTCAGCAAAGGTCTGGAAAACAGAAAATATGTGGAATACAATTTCATGCGTGTGCTGGTAGCACCATTCGCATTCCTGCTGGCAATCGTCTTATCCTTTGTGAATATGGATTTCGCCTACTTTTCTCCTTTATCAATCCTGATTATAATTCCTGTTTTAAAGAGACGTTACAAAGATGTCGCCCCTCATTGGGATTGA
- the purL gene encoding phosphoribosylformylglycinamidine synthase subunit PurL translates to MSDVMEQAVTVDTAKDLGLLPEEFQKIKEYLGRTPNFTELSIYSVMWSEHCSYKNSIVWLKTLPKDGPHMLVAAGEENAGLVGIGDGLACAFKIESHNHPSAIEPYQGAATGVGGINRDIFTMGARPVAQLNSLRFGNPNLEKTKWLMRGVVKGIGDYGNAFGVPTVGGEVFFDDCYNVNPLVNAMSAGIVKVGKTISATSYGLGNPVFIVGSATGKDGIHGATFASGDLHEDSADDLPSVQVGDPFTEKLLLEASLELIETGAVVGMQDMGAAGIICSTSEMSAKGKHGMIIHLDKVPVRQKSMQAWEILLSESQERMLIVVRKGKEKEVQKIFEKWDLNCVQIGEVTSGTQLKFYMSGELVADVPADSLVLGGGAPVYNREYSVPAYFYESKRFSIDQVEEPEDMRKVADFLLSHHNIASRRWVSTQYDSMVGTVNMSTNAPSDAAIVNIKGTEKAIALTVDCNARYVYADPENGCAIAVAEAARNLVCSGAEPSAITNCLNFGNPYNKEVYWQFVQAIKGMGKACRKFQTPVTGGNVSFYNQSSDEGPVFPTPTIGMLGVLENKNNRMSLNFKNAGDSIFLIGESVNDISSSEYLYSFHGIKTSPAPHFDLDVEFKVQQVVKNLIRKGLIESAHDVSDGGLFICLAESAMPGNLGFAIETDFDCRADAFLFGEAQGRIVVSVSPEKLDDFVDALASTDVEFSNLGSVTEGEILIDEESFGSIQEARNLYDNALDKLFAN, encoded by the coding sequence ATGTCAGACGTTATGGAACAAGCGGTTACAGTTGATACCGCCAAAGATTTGGGTTTATTGCCTGAAGAATTTCAAAAAATTAAAGAATACCTCGGCAGAACACCGAATTTCACCGAACTCAGCATCTACAGTGTGATGTGGAGTGAACATTGTTCTTACAAAAATTCAATAGTCTGGTTAAAGACATTGCCTAAAGATGGCCCCCACATGCTGGTGGCCGCCGGAGAAGAGAACGCCGGTCTGGTTGGGATCGGCGATGGTCTTGCTTGTGCTTTTAAAATAGAGTCTCACAATCACCCTTCAGCAATAGAGCCTTATCAGGGTGCTGCCACTGGGGTTGGTGGTATCAATCGTGATATTTTTACAATGGGAGCCCGACCTGTGGCTCAGTTAAATTCACTCCGTTTCGGAAATCCCAACCTGGAAAAAACCAAATGGCTGATGCGTGGTGTCGTTAAAGGTATCGGGGATTATGGAAACGCTTTTGGTGTTCCGACGGTTGGCGGCGAAGTCTTCTTTGATGATTGTTACAATGTTAATCCCCTGGTGAATGCGATGTCAGCGGGAATAGTTAAAGTCGGAAAAACAATATCCGCGACTTCCTATGGTCTGGGCAACCCGGTCTTTATTGTTGGTTCAGCGACCGGGAAAGACGGTATTCATGGTGCTACATTTGCTTCCGGTGATCTCCACGAGGATTCAGCGGATGATCTCCCTTCTGTTCAGGTTGGAGATCCTTTTACTGAGAAATTATTGCTTGAAGCCTCTTTGGAGCTGATTGAAACCGGAGCTGTAGTTGGTATGCAGGATATGGGTGCAGCCGGAATTATTTGCTCTACCTCTGAGATGTCAGCAAAAGGGAAACACGGGATGATTATTCATCTTGATAAAGTTCCCGTTCGTCAGAAAAGTATGCAGGCCTGGGAAATTTTATTGAGCGAATCGCAGGAGCGTATGTTAATCGTTGTCAGAAAAGGCAAGGAGAAAGAAGTACAAAAGATTTTTGAAAAATGGGATTTGAATTGTGTTCAGATTGGAGAAGTGACTTCAGGAACACAACTCAAGTTTTACATGAGTGGTGAACTGGTTGCTGATGTACCTGCTGATTCATTGGTATTGGGTGGTGGAGCTCCTGTTTATAACAGGGAATATTCTGTTCCGGCATATTTTTATGAAAGCAAAAGATTTTCAATTGACCAGGTAGAAGAGCCGGAAGATATGCGCAAAGTGGCGGATTTTCTCTTGTCGCACCACAATATAGCATCACGCCGCTGGGTGAGTACCCAGTATGATTCCATGGTTGGTACTGTAAACATGAGCACCAATGCGCCATCAGATGCGGCGATTGTAAATATTAAAGGAACAGAAAAAGCGATCGCGCTTACTGTAGATTGCAATGCCAGATATGTATACGCTGATCCGGAAAATGGTTGTGCGATCGCAGTCGCTGAAGCTGCCAGAAATCTTGTTTGTAGCGGAGCAGAGCCTTCGGCAATTACGAATTGTTTGAATTTTGGAAATCCTTATAACAAAGAAGTATACTGGCAATTTGTACAGGCAATCAAAGGTATGGGTAAAGCCTGCCGTAAATTCCAGACTCCGGTAACCGGAGGGAATGTTAGTTTTTACAACCAGAGTTCAGATGAAGGTCCGGTTTTTCCGACCCCAACAATCGGTATGCTTGGTGTTCTTGAAAACAAAAACAACAGGATGTCACTGAATTTTAAGAATGCCGGTGATAGTATTTTTCTTATAGGTGAATCTGTTAACGATATATCCTCCTCTGAATATTTGTATTCTTTTCATGGAATCAAGACTTCTCCGGCGCCGCATTTTGATCTCGATGTGGAATTCAAGGTGCAGCAGGTTGTGAAAAATCTTATCCGCAAAGGACTGATCGAATCCGCGCACGATGTTTCTGACGGAGGTTTGTTTATTTGCCTTGCGGAATCAGCTATGCCCGGAAATCTTGGCTTTGCCATCGAAACGGATTTCGATTGCCGCGCGGATGCATTTCTTTTTGGAGAAGCACAGGGAAGAATTGTAGTTTCTGTAAGTCCTGAGAAGCTGGATGATTTCGTAGACGCTCTTGCTTCTACAGATGTAGAATTTTCAAACCTTGGTTCCGTTACTGAAGGTGAAATTCTGATCGATGAGGAATCATTTGGAAGCATTCAGGAAGCACGCAACTTGTACGATAACGCGCTCGATAAACTTTTTGCAAACTAA